Proteins encoded by one window of Lates calcarifer isolate ASB-BC8 linkage group LG5, TLL_Latcal_v3, whole genome shotgun sequence:
- the krt94 gene encoding LOW QUALITY PROTEIN: keratin 94 (The sequence of the model RefSeq protein was modified relative to this genomic sequence to represent the inferred CDS: deleted 1 base in 1 codon), whose product MMYNPSGSIIMRQSRSYTSSAPVHKAHSVSGLSYRSAPRVSAVSMRTVSSGFGGSMGAGSSMGVGGGFDLSSALDQSTIHLNEKATMQNLNDRLASYLDKVRSLEAANAKLEKQIREYYEQKGPAAERDYSNYWAIINDLKDKIAAATIGNANILLQIDNSKLAADDFKTKYEHELMMRQSVEADIANLRRLLDQTTLTKADLEMQIEGLQDELAYLKKNHAEELAALRSQLTGTVNVEVDAAPQQDLNKILDEVRAQYEAITDKHRRDQESWFNEKSAALTKEVAISTETIQTSKTEIGDLRRTLQGLEIELQSQLSMKGALENTLAETENRYSAMLAGYQNTINMLEAELANMRASIEQQGQDYKMLLDIKTRLEQEIATYRSLLETEESRPIGSGGSKTTVTTTTVRTSS is encoded by the exons aTGATGTATAACCCCAGTGGTTCCATAATAATGCGACAGAGCCGCAGCTACACATCAAGTGCGCCTGTTCACAAGGCTCACAGTGTGTCAGGACTCAGCTATAGGTCAGCTCCTCGCGTCTCCGCCGTCTCCATGCGCACTGTCTCCTCTGGGTTTGGTGGT AGCATGGGGGCTGGCAGCAGCATGGGGGTCGGTGGTGGCTTCGATCTGTCCAGCGCCCTGGACCAGAGCACCATCCATCTGAATGAGAAGGCCACCATGCAGAACCTGAATGACCGTCTGGCCTCCTACCTGGACAAGGTTCGCTCTCTGGAGGCAGCCAATGCCAAGCTGGAGAAGCAGATCAGAGAGTACTACGAGCAGAAGGgccctgcagcagagagagactACAGCAACTACTGGGCCATAATCAATGACCTGAAGGACAAG ATTGCTGCTGCCACCATCGGCAATGCCAACATCCTGCTCCAGATTGACAACTCCAAACTGGCTGCTGACGACTTCAAGACCAA ATATGAGCATGAGCTGATGATGCGCCAGTCAGTTGAGGCTGACATCGCCAACCTGCGCCGCCTGCTTGACCAGACCACCCTGACGAAGGCTGACCTGGAGATGCAGATCGAAGGTCTGCAGGATGAGCTGGCCTACCTCAAGAAGAATCACGCAGAG GAGCTGGCAGCACTGCGGTCTCAGCTTACTGGCACAGTCAATGTGGAGGTTGATGCTGCACCTCAGCAGGACCTCAACAAAATCTTGGATGAGGTCCGCGCCCAGTACGAAGCCATCACTGATAAACATCGTCGCGACCAGGAGTCCTGGTTTAATGAGAAG TCGGCAGCCCTGACCAAGGAGGTGGCCATCAGCACAGAGACAATCCAAACGTCCAAGACAGAGATTGGTGACCTGCGGCGCACACTGCAGGGCCTGGAGATCGAGCTGCAGTCTCAGCTCAgcatg AAAGGGGCTCTGGAGAACACGttagcagagacagagaatcgTTACAGCGCCATGCTCGCTGGCTACCAGAACACAATCAACATGCTTGAAGCTGAGCTAGCCAACATGCGAGCCAGCATTGAGCAGCAGGGCCAGGATTATAAGATGCTGCTGGACATCAAGACCAGGCTGGAGCAAGAGATTGCAACCTACAGGAGCCTGCTGGAAACAGAGGAGTCCAG ACCCATTGGTTCAG GGGGCTCAAAGACCACAGTCACAACCACCACTGTGCGCACTTCCAGCTAG
- the LOC108875702 gene encoding LOW QUALITY PROTEIN: stromal membrane-associated protein 1-like (The sequence of the model RefSeq protein was modified relative to this genomic sequence to represent the inferred CDS: inserted 1 base in 1 codon), producing MATRSEREKAQKLNEQHQAILSKMLREEDNKYCADCEAKGPRWASWNLGVFICIRCAGIHRNLGVHISRVKSVNLDQWTSDQIQSIQEMGNTKARQLYEANLPDSFRRPQTDQAVEFFIRDKYEKKKYYNKNVTNGSSPKDSKKERELDRGSKVSSYSKSEESRPVPKVSPSKTSEPSVNLLGLDAPAAVSANNGSTSTSQNNDLDIFGPMVSNPLPVSTSAAQFSQVSSSNAASTPTQAPATGASSGSGQGDLDLFSDSSSTTKTDDMAKKPLSKDSILSLYGTNSMSHQQPTAGMFMGPSQMQFPVQAPAGYQAFPSMGTAMPPTTVMGAMMAQSGAAMMGPSPGMMVGMTMPNGFMGNAPATGVMGMAPRMMGPQGGAMPAGMVPAQGMYAIQPGXQAQWNMGQMNQQMSGLTLNGVGGQMAFGQPPSAMGGWAATGSGQTLSTQLWK from the exons ATGGCGACTCGCTCGGAGAGAGAGAAGGCCCAGAAACTGAACGAGCAGCACCAGGCCATCCTGTCCAAAAtgctgagagaggaagacaacAAGTACTGCGCCGACTGCGAGGCGAAAG GTCCAAGATGGGCATCCTGGAATCTGGGAGTATTTATCTGCATCCGATGTGCTGGCATCCACAGGAACCTGGGAGTACACATATCCAGAGTGAAATCAGTCAACCTGGACCAATGGACCTCAGACCAAATCCAG agTATACAGGAGATGGGTAACACCAAGGCCAGGCAGCTTTATGAGGCCAACCTTCCAGATAGCTTCAGAAGACCTCAAACAGACCA AGCAGTGGAATTCTTCATCAGGGATAAATATGAGAAGAAGAAATATTACAACAAGAATGTGACCAATGGGAGCAGT CCAAAAGACAgtaagaaagagagggagctAGACAGAGGGAGCAAGGTGTCCTCCTACTCCAAG agtgaAGAGTCCAGGCCAGTTCCCAAAGTCAGTCCCTCTAAGACTTCAGAACCTTCTGTGAACCTACTAGGTCTTG ATGCACCAGCAGCTGTATCAGCTAACAATGGTAGCACGAGCACAAGCCAGAACAATGACCTGGATATATTCGGCCCCATGGTATCCAACCCCCTCCCCGTGTCCACGTCCGCAGCTCAGTTTTCTCAG gTGAGCTCCAGTAATGCGGCCAGCACTCCGACACAAGCTCCAGCAACAGGAGCCAGCTCAGGGTCAGGGCAGGGAGACCTCGACCTGTTCAGTGACAGCAGTAGCACCACTAAAACCGACGACATGGCCAAGAAGCCCCTGTCCAAGGACTCCATCCTGTCCCTCTATGGAACCAACAGCATGTCCCACCAGCAGCCCACTG CTGGTATGTTCATGGGCCCCTCCCAGATGCAATTTCCTGTCCAGGCCCCTGCTGGTTATCAGGCCTTCCCCAGCATGGGCACGGCCATGCCACCTACAACCGTCATGGGTGCCATGATGGCTCAGAGCGGGGCAGCCATGATGGGGCCCAGTCCAGGCATGATGGTAGGGATGACAATGCCCAATGGCTTCATGGGAAACGCGCCCGCCACTGGTGTGATGGGCATGGCCCCAAGAATGATGGGACCACAGGGTGGTGCGATGCCTGCAGGCATGGTGCCTGCTCAAGGCATGTACGCCATCCAGCCTG AGCAGGCTCAGTGGAACATGGGTCAG ATGAACCAGCAGATGTCAGGGTTGACTCTCAATGGTGTGGGTGGTCAGATGGCCTTCGGTCAGCCTCCATCAGCTATGGGTGGTTGGGCTGCAACTGGATCTGGCCAGACTCTGAGCACACAGCTATGGAAGTGA
- the cenpk gene encoding centromere protein K: protein MAEVKPGVQAAAAELSEAAQSELLDLCEDQFAQLEKLQNEIILCEPDFCENPQEQSVNLLMATEAELKQWLAVEPKLLATNSEVLLQAGKEEMLKLCSELEMVVSCYEAKRDKLRETKELEQKWLEEKKQVLIAANDHVERLQREKEKLSEHTVLQNTKAKIQKMKVYQERLMECLGDVLEKHVPLPQNESSANKKKKNIDLELNEDLISLNEILEVLMNKVLTTPHDPYVTIDDTFWPPYIEMLLRYGIAVRHQENNFKIRLETFF, encoded by the exons ATG GCTGAGGTGAAGCCAGGCgtccaggcagcagcagcagaactgtCAGAGGCTGCTCAGTCCGAGCTGCTGGACCTGTGTGAGGATCAGTTTGCACAGCTGGAAAAG CTTCAGAATGAGATCATACTGTGTGAACCAGATTTCTGTGAGAATCCACAAGAGCAG TCAGTGAATCTACTGATGGCAACAGAAGCTGAATTGAAACAGTGGCTGGCAGTAGAGCCGAAAT TGCTGGCAACAAATTCTGAAGTTTTACTTCAGGCTGGAAAAGAGGAG ATGCTCAAACTGTGCTCTGAACTTGAGATGGTTGTTTCTTGCTATGAAGCGAAGAGAGACAAACTGAGAGAAACCAAAGAACT tgaaCAGAAGTggctggaggagaagaagcaggTGCTGATAGCTGCCAATGATCATGTTGAACGACTTCAAAGGGAAAAGGAGAAATTATCAGAGCACAC TGTACTTCAGAACACTAAGGCAAAAATCCAGAAAATGAAGGTGTACCAGGAGAGGTTGATGGAGTGTCTGGGGGATGTCCTGGAGAAGCATGTTCCTCTCCCTCAGAATGAATCCAGtgcaaacaagaaaaagaag AACATTGACCTGGAGTTAAATGAAGATTTGATTTCACTCAATGAAATTCTGGAG GTACTCATGaacaaagtcctgaccacacCACATGACCCCTATGTGACAATAGATGACACATTCTGGCCACCGTACATAGAGATGCTTCTGCGCTATGGGATTGCAGTGAGGCACCAGGAGAATAACTTTAAGATCCGCCTGGAAACATTCTTTTAA
- the lbx1b gene encoding transcription factor LBX1b: protein MMTSKEVAKCDAVENRRRSPLDHLPPPANSNKPLTPFSIEDILNKPSVKRSYTICGTAHLISSSEKHRQSSIPLSSRALLTQTSPLCALEELASKTFKGLEVSVLQAAEGRDGMTLFGQRTTPKKRRKSRTAFTNHQIYELEKRFLYQKYLSPADRDQIAQQLGLTNAQVITWFQNRRAKLKRDLEEMKADVESAKAIGQVPLDKLAKLADLEKCANGTLGHPRAESPARGGQQEHELAQKLRTSPLSPFSDHTTSKECSEDEDVEIDVDD, encoded by the exons ATGATGACATCCAAAGAGGTGGCCAAATGTGATGCAGTGGAAAACAGGAGGCGAAGTCCGCTGGACCACTTGCCGCCTCCTGCCAACTCCAACAAGCCGCTGACCCCCTTCAGCATCGAGGACATCCTGAACAAACCGTCCGTGAAACGAAGTTACACCATCTGTGGCACGGCTCATCTCATCTCGTCCTCTGAGAAGCACCGTCAGTCCAGCATCCCTCTGTCCAGCCGGGCTCTCCTCACCCAGACCTCCCCGCTCTGCGCGCTGGAGGAGCTGGCCAGCAAGACCTTCAAGGGGCTGGAAGTCAGCGTTTTACAGGCTGCGGAAG GCCGGGACGGGATGACTCTGTTCGGCCAGAGAACCACCCCGAAGAAGCGTCGAAAGTCTCGGACGGCGTTCACCAATCACCAAATCTACGAGCTGGAGAAGCGCTTCTTGTACCAGAAGTACCTGTCCCCAGCCGACCGGGACCAGATCGCGCAGCAGTTGGGCCTGACGAACGCGCAGGTCATCACGTGGTTTCAGAACCGGAGGGCCAAGCTAAAACGGGACCTGGAGGAGATGAAGGCCGACGTGGAGTCGGCAAAGGCCATAGGCCAGGTCCCCTTGGACAAGCTCGCCAAGCTCGCGGACCTGGAGAAATGCGCCAACGGCACGCTGGGCCACCCGCGAGCCGAGTCCCCCGCGCGGGGAGGCCAGCAGGAGCACGAGCTCGCTCAGAAACTGCGGACGTCGCCGCTGTCTCCGTTCTCAGACCACACAACTAGTAAAGAGTGCTCAGAGGACGAGGACGTGGAGATTGATGTGGATGACTGA